A stretch of the Ptiloglossa arizonensis isolate GNS036 chromosome 1, iyPtiAriz1_principal, whole genome shotgun sequence genome encodes the following:
- the LOC143154947 gene encoding tetratricopeptide repeat protein 21B: MVYEMEEIEYTTLIEWFCHQFYYNGMLLHSKEACEAYPTSERLRILLSLAYALTGKSQEAIKESLSIINNADATLAALLLQNIAYTVSENVERTSMMQIDTRIRDERRKSSPNALSLAALVLLLSQKVDKAKDYIERAYKLDSSNTNVLLIKGWVDLFIVNENNLDKPNLFEIVLEHDPKNVNALLGSAKYKQQHGDCAGAILTLNSLIVRYSKLCLPLIEKLYNQLTLKDWDQVLETANRILSIDLNNLDAIKAHAFVVFCRDGHYSEGLKHLQSFFRNLIVTEMKNVTVFINNIQLFSRLVCRNQEILLELSRTTERMLQQNSKSADLMVELGNLYVLLNKIKDAEYWYRNAVRINESSFAALMGLAHCQLLDTSVDALELAQQQVDFLMEIQSNSMDAELLFMSAKLNSNDPNKALNYLDSAATIILNNCKYVPYGYTYIKRLNPDLCLEISKQRLVYSITNNLANFEKKTSNHKEPSLYLLEQLTEAYPGLSTAQLLLSKVKMQTGELEGASSILKTLLDNVDSSNAEAHLLMAQILARQRNYQLASQSLEVGLSYNFQIRDNPIYHLIIGMVQKENNDIEDAIKSFQAAMSYAGLQSHESILETVHISTSDMATLYLELISAYAKIRQFNDAIAVIQNAKMKLENTIEEGRMLIGHAEVLLEMGEVDEAIKCLSKVTPDQPYYLQAHTRLAEINLKHKKDRHAFAMCFRELVEHCPDPKTYSMLGDAYISIQEPERAIEAYEQALKQNSTNKLHIASKLGKALVKTHQYTKAINYYRDAMKQDNFKGLKLDLVKLFMTMKQYDKAEATLVQELQDGRRDSNVQSLEVRGQLLLLLAKTREKADNIKGALSALKEAKENQHRYIQRLVGSTLEDEKQVLANICLTMADYSSSLRDYDEAIMYYKEALNHKPANVQALLSLAKLYMQTNNLDRCAQSCTALLNADPNNEAASIMMADLAFRKVDFDTAAFHFRQLLMKQPTYWTALARLIEVSRRTGNMDDLEEWLHRAELGMSGSNLAAGYYYCAGLLDWRMGKLNSALRQFNFARRDPEWGQQAIYNMIEICLDPDDDSSLLNEVFNYDDAEYQDSRTLALKTAYRLLQELNPKGSPHEMLTHRLLSNFFLLATKQKSNIEKVLQDCTALASQEALRDHVGPALGMAMAHILLKQTPRARNHLKRVSKNIWTYEDAEYLERCWLLLADIFTQSSKYDLANDLLKRVLQHNATCVRAHELSGYIAEKEQNYREAAAQYSQAWKYGGKFKLSVAYKLAYCSMKAKSYADAIEACNEVLKQNPDYPRIRKDILEKCINNLRT, encoded by the exons atgGTTTATGAAATGGAAGAAATAGAATATACAACTTTAATCGAATGGTTTTGTCACCAATTTTATTATAATGGAATGTTGCTTCATTCTAAAGAAGCATGCGAGGCTTATCCTACAAGTGAACGTTTAAGAATTCTTCTAAGCCTAGCATATGCATTAACTGGAAAATCTCAAGAAGCAATTAAAGAAAGTTTAAGCATAATAAATAATGCAGATGCAACGTTAGCAGCATTGCTTCTTCAAAATATAGCATACACAGTTAGTGAAAATGTTGAAAGAACTAGTATGATGCAGATTGATACAAGAATAAGAGATGAAAGACGAAAATCATCTCCAAATGCATTGTCATTAGCAGCTTTGGTATTGCTTTTATCGCAAAAAGTTGATAAGGCTAAAGATTATATAGAGAGAGCATATAAACTAGATTCATCCAACACAAATGTTTTGCTAATAAAAGGCTGGGTAGATCTTTTTATTGTGAATGAAAATAACTTGGATAAGccgaatttatttgaaattgttttaGAACATGATCCAAAGAATGTAAATGCTCTACTTGGTTCTGCAAAGTACAAACAGCAGCATGGCGATTGTGCAGGTGCAATATTAACATTAAATTCATTGATTGTACGTTATTCCAAGTTATGCTTACCTTTaatcgaaaaattgtacaatcaaCTTACATTGAAAGATTGGGACCAAGTTTTAGAAACTGCAAATAGAATATTATCAATTGATTTGAATAACTTAGATGCTATAAAAGCGCATGCATTTGTAGTTTTTTGTAGAGATGGACATTATAGCGAAGGATTAAAACATTTGCAgtcattttttagaaatttgatagttacagaaatgaaaaatgtaactgTTTTCATCaataatatacaattattttcaCGATTAGTGTgcagaaatcaagaaattctatTAGAACTCTCTAGAACTACTGAAAGGATGTTACAGCAAAATTCTAAAAGTGCAGATCTTATGGTTGAGTTGGGGAATTTGTACGTTttgttaaacaaaataaaagatgCAGAATATTGGTATAGAAATGCTGTTAGGATAAATGAGTCTTCATTCGCGGCGTTAATGGGTCTAGCACATTGTCAACTTTTAGACACTTCGGTTGATGCTTTAGAGTTGGCGCAGCAACAAGTAGACTTTCTTATGGAAATACAATCTAATTCAATGGATGCAGAATTACTTTTCATGTCTGCAAAGTTGAATTCTAATGATCCGAATAAAGCTCTTAATTATTTAGACAGTGCAGCTACAATCATATTGAATAACTGTAAGTACGTACCATATGGATACACATACATAAAAAGATTAAATCCTGACTTATGTTTAGAGATTTCTAAACAACGTCTAGTTTATTCAATAACAAATAATCtagcaaattttgagaaaaagacATCAAATCATAAAGAACCAAGTTTATATTTATTAGAACAGCTAACAGAAGCATATCCTGGTTTAAGTACAGCACAATTATTGTTAAGTAAAGTTAAAATGCAAACAGGAGAGTTGGAAGGTGCTTCAAGTATACTAAAAACTCTTTTGGACAATGTTGATTCATCCAATGCAGAAGCTCATTTACTTATGGCACAAATTCTAGCTCGTCAAAGGAATTATCAACTGGCTTCGCAAAGTCTTGAAGTTGGTTTAAGCTACAATTTTCAAATCAGAGACAATCCAATTTATCATTTAATTATAGGCATGGTTCAGAAAGAAAACAACGATATTGAAGATGCAATAAAAAGTTTTCAGGCTGCTATGTCATATGCAGGATTACAATCTCATGAAAGTATTTTAGAAACTGTACATATTTCAACATCAGATATGGCAACTTTATATCTTGAATTAATTTCTGCATATGCTAAAATAAGACAGTTTAACGATGCAATTGCTGTAATACAGAATGCAAAAATGAAGCTTGAAAATACTATTGAAGAAGGTAGAATGTTAATAGGGCATGCCGAAGTGCTGTTAGAAATGGGAGAAGTGGATGAAGCCATCAAGTGTCTATCTAAAGTAACTCCAGATCAGCCTTATTATTTGCAAGCACATACACGCTTAGCTGAAATAAACTTAAAACACAAAAAAGATAGACACGCTTTTGCTATGTGTTTCAG AGAATTAGTAGAACATTGTCCTGATCCCAAGACATATAGCATGCTCGGTGATGCATACATTTCTATACAAGAACCAGAAAGAGCAATAGAAGCATATGAACAAGCTTTAAAACAAAATTCTACAAATAAATTACATATAGCGAGTAAATTAGGGAAAGCGCTTGTGAAAACACATCAGTACACAAAGGCTATAAATTATTATCGAGATGCAATGAAACAAGACAATtttaaaggattaaaattagaTCTCGTGAAATTATTCATGACAATGAAACAGTATGATAAAGCAGAAGCTACATTAGTACAGGAGCTACAAG ATGGGCGTCGAGATTCGAATGTACAAAGTTTAGAAGTACGTGGCCAGCTTTTGTTGTTGCTTGCAAAAACGCGGGAGAAAGCGGATAATATTAAAGGTGCCCTATCAGCGCTTAAAGAAGCTAAGGAAAATCAACACAGATATATACAGCGTCTAGTAGGTTCCACTTTAGAAGATGAAAAACAGGTTTTGGCCAATATCTGCTTAACGATGGCAGATTACTCGTCTTCTTTGAGAGACTATGATGAAGCTATAATGTATTATAAGGAAGCTTTGAATCATAAGCCAGCAAATGTACAAGCTTTATTGTCATTGGCAAAGTTATATATGCAG ACCAATAATTTGGATCGATGCGCTCAAAGCTGTACAGCTTTATTAAATGCAGATCCAAACAATGAAGCAGCTTCAATAATGATGGCTGATCTTGCATTCAGAAAAGTGGACTTTGACACAGCAGCATTTCATTTTCGACAGTTATTAATGAAGCAACCAACATATTGGACTGCACTAGCAAGGCTGATAGAAGTTTCTCGCAGAACAG GAAAcatggacgatctcgaggaatggCTTCATCGAGCAGAACTAGGAATGAGCGGTTCAAATTTAGCGGCTGGATATTATTACTGCGCCGGCTTATTGGATTGGCGTATGGGAAAATTAAATTCTGCTCTGCGTCAGTTTAATTTTGCAAGACGTGATCCTGAGTGGGGTCAACAAGCAATATACAATATGATCGAGATTTGTTTAGATCCGGATGATGATTCTTCTCTTTTAAATGAAGTCTTTAACTATGATGACGCGGAGTATCAAGACTCGAGAACGTTAGCTTTGAAAACGGCATACCGTCTGTTACAG GAATTGAATCCTAAAGGTAGCCCGCATGAAATGTTAACGCACAGACTGTTAAGCAATTTCTTTTTGCTGGCTACGAAGCAGAAGTCGAATATAGAGAAAGTGTTACAGGATTGTACAGCACTGGCTAGTCAAGAAGCACTGAGAGATCATGTAGGACCGGCTCTTGGCATGGCAATGGCTCACATTCTCCTTAAACAAACTCCTCGAGCACGGAATCATTTGAAACGTGTCAGTAAGAACATATGGACCTACGAAGATGCGGAATACCTAGAACGCTGTTGGCTACTTTTGGCCGACATTTTCACGCAATCAAGCAAGTACGATCTGGCGAACGATCTTCTGAAACGTGTTTTACAACATAATGCGACTTGCGTCAGAGCTCATGAGTTATCCGGTTACATCGCCGAGAAGGAGCAGAATTATCGTGAAGCCGCAGCGCAATATAGCCAAGCGTGGAAGTATGGCGGTAAGTTCAAGCTGTCGGTTGCCTACAAGTTGGCTTATTGCTCCATGAAGGCAAAATCGTACGCGGACGCAATCGAAGCCTGCAACGAAGTTCTCAAACAAAACCCAGACTATCCGCGTATCAGGAAGGACATTTTAGAAAAGTGTATCAACAATTTGCGCACATAA
- the LOC143154958 gene encoding uncharacterized protein LOC143154958 has product MNYITKILSFTLKQVKRNQYARFFYIVHHNEKWDLFFVKRDEDSKAVLQYRAKGKVLDMQAINVQYRYARQNLVRQLIETVFTYVIAKYYYMSLVCEYLQKYYFAIQNPDLEDLIVGPN; this is encoded by the exons ATGAATTACATAACTAAAATATTGTCATTTACATTAAaacaagttaaacgaaatcagtatGCAAGATTTTTTTACATTGTACACCATAATGAAAAATGGGACCTTTTCTTTGTAAAACGGGATGAAGATT caAAAGCTGTGTTGCAATATAGAGCTAAAGGAAAGGTCTTGGATATGCAAGCAATTAATGTACAATATAGATATGCAAGACAAAATTTAGTACGACAACTTATAGAG aCAGTATTTACATATGTTATTGCAAAGTATTACTATATGTCCTTAGTGTGCGAATATTTGCAAAAGTATTATTTTGCAATTCAGAATCCTGATCTTGAGGATCTTATTGTTGGACCTAATTGA